A part of Winslowiella toletana genomic DNA contains:
- a CDS encoding YodC family protein: protein MFFFVSDEVQLKNGGPRMIVTGFASGMVECRWYDGHSVRREAFREDELLALSSGRQLAS from the coding sequence ATGTTCTTTTTTGTCAGTGATGAAGTACAGCTTAAAAATGGTGGACCCCGCATGATTGTGACCGGTTTCGCCAGTGGGATGGTTGAGTGCCGCTGGTATGATGGCCACAGCGTCAGGCGTGAGGCATTCAGAGAAGATGAACTGCTTGCGCTCTCCTCCGGACGTCAGCTTGCCAGTTAG
- a CDS encoding DUF808 domain-containing protein: MAGSSLLTLLDDITTLLDDISVMGKLAAKKTAGVLGDDLSLNAQQVSGVKANREIPVVWGVAKGSFLNKLILVPLALVISAFAPWAITPLLMVGGAYLCYEGVEKVMHSLHRDKSQESPEARQQRLLKAADKNPAEFEKKKIKGAVRTDFILSAEIVAITLGIVSDAPLLNQVLILSGIAILVTVGVYGIVAGIVKLDDLGLWLSEKSSALAQTTGRALLAAAPWLMKILSVVGTLAMFLVGGGIVVHGIAWLHHHIDAFSGGFNGLVAALISNGANLVIGFIIGSIVLFVVNMIAKMRTKSV; the protein is encoded by the coding sequence TTGGCTGGAAGTAGCTTACTGACGTTATTAGATGATATCACCACGTTGCTCGATGATATTTCGGTTATGGGCAAGCTGGCGGCAAAGAAGACCGCCGGGGTACTGGGTGATGATTTATCACTGAATGCACAACAGGTGAGCGGGGTTAAAGCCAATCGGGAAATACCGGTAGTCTGGGGCGTGGCGAAAGGGTCGTTCCTCAATAAGCTGATTCTGGTGCCGCTGGCGCTGGTGATCAGCGCATTTGCGCCCTGGGCGATTACGCCGCTGTTAATGGTCGGCGGCGCTTACCTCTGCTATGAAGGGGTGGAAAAGGTGATGCATAGCCTGCATCGCGATAAATCGCAGGAGTCACCGGAAGCACGCCAGCAGCGGTTGTTAAAAGCCGCGGATAAAAATCCGGCGGAATTTGAAAAGAAGAAGATTAAAGGAGCGGTGCGCACTGACTTTATCCTGTCGGCGGAAATTGTCGCCATTACGCTGGGGATTGTCTCTGATGCGCCGCTGCTGAATCAGGTGCTGATCCTTTCCGGCATTGCCATTCTGGTGACGGTCGGGGTGTATGGCATCGTCGCCGGGATTGTGAAGCTCGATGATCTGGGATTGTGGCTGTCAGAGAAAAGCTCTGCGCTGGCGCAGACCACTGGCCGTGCTCTGCTGGCGGCGGCGCCATGGCTGATGAAGATCCTGTCGGTAGTGGGCACGCTGGCGATGTTTCTGGTCGGTGGCGGCATTGTGGTGCATGGCATCGCCTGGCTGCATCACCATATCGACGCTTTTAGCGGCGGATTTAACGGGCTGGTGGCCGCGCTGATCAGCAATGGCGCCAATTTAGTCATCGGCTTTATCATTGGTTCGATTGTGCTGTTTGTCGTAAATATGATTGCGAAGATGCGCACTAAATCAGTATAA
- a CDS encoding very short patch repair endonuclease — protein MADVHSAAIRSKNMRAIRTQDTAIEKRLAALLDALGFSYHMQDKSLPGRPDFVLASHQTIIFVHGCFWHRHHCHLFRLPATRAEFWLEKINRNVARDARDSAELTAAGWQVLIVWECALRGKLRLDDEAITSRLEEWIIAGNGNAEIDHQGIHRC, from the coding sequence ATGGCCGATGTTCACTCCGCCGCCATCCGCAGTAAAAATATGCGCGCCATTCGCACGCAGGATACGGCGATTGAAAAGCGTCTGGCGGCATTGCTGGATGCGCTGGGATTTAGCTATCACATGCAGGATAAAAGCCTGCCGGGGCGGCCTGATTTTGTGCTGGCGAGCCATCAGACGATTATTTTTGTCCACGGCTGTTTCTGGCATCGTCACCACTGCCATCTGTTCAGGCTCCCGGCGACACGGGCAGAGTTCTGGCTGGAGAAAATTAACCGTAATGTGGCGCGCGATGCGCGCGATAGCGCCGAATTAACCGCGGCGGGCTGGCAGGTGCTGATTGTCTGGGAATGTGCGTTACGCGGCAAACTGCGGCTGGATGATGAGGCGATAACCTCACGGCTGGAGGAGTGGATTATTGCCGGAAACGGTAATGCCGAGATTGATCATCAGGGCATTCACCGTTGTTAG
- a CDS encoding LexA family protein yields MLEQLQQRRAFSARLNEACRLKSLDAHGRGVQLARALDVTPRAVGKWLNGEAIPRQAKLQALAGFLDVSLEWLQLGSSVGDNNVKAVAQPSAYNGYPLISWVSAGLWSEAIEPWSRDEIDRWPATSRHVSEGSFWLEVKGDSMTAPVGLSIPEGMLILVDPEVAASSGKLVIARLTDDNEATFKKYIEDGGRKYLKPLNPEYKMQEISDNCRIIGVVVEAKWENLG; encoded by the coding sequence ATGTTGGAACAACTTCAGCAACGCAGGGCATTCTCCGCCCGCCTTAACGAAGCCTGCCGGCTAAAATCCCTTGATGCGCATGGTCGTGGCGTGCAGCTGGCGCGTGCGCTGGACGTGACGCCGCGTGCAGTCGGTAAGTGGCTGAATGGCGAGGCAATACCACGTCAGGCGAAGCTACAGGCGCTGGCTGGCTTCCTTGATGTCAGTCTGGAATGGCTGCAACTTGGCAGCAGCGTAGGGGATAACAATGTTAAAGCCGTCGCGCAGCCGTCCGCTTATAACGGCTATCCGCTGATTAGCTGGGTCAGCGCCGGACTGTGGAGTGAGGCGATAGAACCGTGGTCGCGTGATGAAATCGATCGCTGGCCAGCCACCAGCCGTCACGTAAGTGAGGGCAGTTTCTGGCTGGAGGTGAAAGGCGACTCAATGACCGCGCCGGTGGGGCTGAGTATTCCGGAAGGGATGCTGATTCTGGTCGATCCGGAGGTGGCGGCCAGCTCCGGTAAGCTGGTGATTGCCCGCCTGACCGATGATAACGAAGCCACTTTTAAAAAATATATTGAAGATGGCGGGCGTAAGTATCTGAAACCGCTTAATCCTGAGTACAAAATGCAGGAAATCAGCGATAACTGCCGCATTATCGGCGTCGTGGTCGAAGCGAAATGGGAAAATTTAGGTTAA
- a CDS encoding AraC family transcriptional regulator → MLQQQVRYYHPAEMPGMVLGEARFSDFTFAPHYHLDYHIGVVSDGAQRQRFAGSSQLLAAGRISVMPPGEVHTGTREGESAYTLYTFRVKPQLLQSLADEIAGKTVDLAFGGAIVTAPGLSRMLQQLHQQSTRQPLVDEHYLNALEPLLVQLKTLQPQAVKGGLSDRDFRRVRDYCYANISDNLTLPQLAALCDLSRFQFLRRFSQRVGMTPHAWLLRLRLELACQRLNHGGRPIAEVAAAVGFYDQSHFNRAFRQAFGVAPSAY, encoded by the coding sequence ATGCTGCAGCAACAGGTGCGTTACTATCACCCGGCGGAAATGCCAGGCATGGTGCTGGGTGAAGCGCGCTTTTCTGACTTTACCTTTGCGCCGCATTACCATCTTGATTACCACATCGGGGTGGTAAGCGATGGCGCGCAGCGCCAGCGGTTTGCCGGCAGTTCACAGCTGCTGGCGGCGGGGCGGATATCGGTTATGCCGCCAGGCGAAGTACATACCGGCACGCGCGAAGGCGAGAGCGCATATACGCTGTATACCTTCCGTGTAAAGCCGCAGTTGCTGCAAAGCCTGGCGGATGAGATTGCGGGCAAAACGGTGGATTTGGCGTTTGGCGGCGCGATTGTCACCGCTCCCGGGCTGAGCCGCATGCTGCAGCAGCTGCACCAGCAGTCAACCCGCCAGCCGCTGGTCGATGAACACTATCTTAATGCGCTGGAGCCGCTGCTGGTGCAGCTGAAAACTCTGCAACCGCAGGCGGTGAAGGGGGGCTTGTCCGATCGCGATTTCCGGCGGGTGCGTGATTACTGCTATGCCAATATCAGCGACAACCTCACGCTGCCTCAGCTGGCGGCGCTGTGTGATCTGAGCCGTTTTCAGTTTTTACGTCGCTTCAGTCAGCGCGTGGGCATGACGCCGCATGCCTGGCTGCTGCGTCTGCGGCTGGAGCTCGCCTGTCAGCGCCTGAATCACGGCGGCAGACCGATTGCAGAGGTGGCTGCCGCTGTTGGTTTTTACGATCAAAGCCACTTTAACCGCGCCTTTCGCCAGGCATTTGGCGTTGCCCCTTCCGCTTACTGA
- the yedA gene encoding drug/metabolite exporter YedA: MSRFTAPVVLLIASLFTLYIIWGSTYYVIRLGVESWPPMMMAGLRFLTAGIILFSVLRLRGYPLPARRAVVNAAIVGVLLLAVGNGLVTIAEHQNVPSGLAAVMVATVPLFALCFSQLFGIATRWIEWLGIAVGLSGIILLNSGGHLSGNPWGALMILLAAVSWAFGSVWGSRIELPKGPMAAAVEMLAAGVVLLTASTLSGEKLQATPDLQGFLALGFLIVFGSIIAINAYMYLIRNVTPAVATSYAYVNPVVAVLLGTSFGNETLSPREWLALGIIIFAVVLVTLGKYLLTAKARNQPA; this comes from the coding sequence ATGTCACGCTTTACTGCCCCCGTTGTGCTGTTAATCGCTTCACTTTTCACGCTGTATATTATCTGGGGTTCTACCTACTACGTTATTCGCCTCGGCGTGGAGAGCTGGCCACCGATGATGATGGCGGGCTTACGCTTTCTCACCGCAGGAATCATTCTGTTTAGCGTGTTGCGCCTGCGCGGGTATCCACTTCCTGCGCGTCGGGCAGTGGTGAATGCCGCGATTGTTGGCGTGCTGCTGCTGGCGGTCGGTAACGGGCTGGTGACCATTGCTGAACATCAGAATGTGCCCTCCGGCCTTGCAGCGGTAATGGTCGCCACCGTGCCGCTGTTCGCGCTGTGCTTCAGCCAGCTGTTTGGTATCGCCACCCGCTGGATTGAGTGGCTGGGGATTGCGGTCGGCCTGAGCGGTATTATTTTGCTAAACAGCGGCGGTCATCTGAGCGGCAACCCATGGGGTGCGCTGATGATTCTGCTGGCGGCGGTCAGCTGGGCATTTGGTTCGGTATGGGGCTCACGTATCGAACTGCCCAAAGGGCCGATGGCGGCAGCGGTTGAGATGCTGGCGGCAGGCGTAGTATTGCTGACAGCCAGCACCCTCAGCGGGGAGAAGTTACAGGCGACGCCAGATTTGCAGGGCTTTCTGGCGCTGGGTTTTCTGATTGTTTTCGGCTCGATTATTGCGATTAATGCCTATATGTACCTGATCCGCAATGTCACACCAGCAGTGGCGACCAGCTACGCCTATGTCAATCCGGTGGTCGCGGTGCTGCTTGGCACCAGTTTTGGCAACGAAACCCTGTCGCCGCGCGAATGGCTCGCGTTAGGCATTATTATCTTTGCGGTGGTGCTGGTGACGCTGGGTAAATATCTGCTGACGGCAAAAGCACGCAATCAGCCAGCGTAA
- a CDS encoding alanine--tRNA ligase-related protein, whose translation MTELICRSQPDAVSCHASVINCGDDEKGQWVQVDRTVFYPQGGGQMSDRGTLQFNQQRVNCQQVLVRDGEVRHYLDSAVAWQPGDPLELTIDAGFRQLASRAHSAGHLISHVVETLMPALVPAKGHHFLPGAYVAFTGELTQDAQAFLPQVQQQLDAAIAARLPVTISSESLAYITALRPELAGAIPQTDEIRLVTIGSYRPFACGGTHISNTASLQAVQLTKIKLKDGVRISYTLSAS comes from the coding sequence ATGACTGAACTGATTTGCCGTAGCCAACCCGATGCGGTCAGCTGCCACGCCAGCGTAATCAACTGCGGCGACGATGAGAAAGGCCAGTGGGTGCAGGTCGACCGCACGGTATTTTACCCGCAGGGTGGCGGCCAGATGTCCGATCGCGGCACGCTACAGTTTAACCAGCAGCGCGTTAATTGCCAGCAGGTGCTGGTGCGTGATGGCGAAGTGCGTCACTACCTCGACAGCGCTGTCGCATGGCAACCTGGTGACCCGCTGGAACTCACTATCGATGCCGGTTTCCGCCAGCTGGCATCACGCGCGCACAGCGCAGGCCATCTGATCTCGCATGTGGTGGAAACCCTGATGCCAGCGCTGGTGCCGGCCAAAGGCCACCATTTTCTGCCGGGCGCGTATGTGGCTTTTACCGGTGAACTGACGCAGGATGCACAGGCGTTTTTGCCGCAGGTACAGCAGCAGCTCGATGCCGCCATCGCCGCCAGACTACCGGTGACCATCAGCAGTGAAAGCCTGGCGTATATCACTGCGCTGCGTCCCGAGCTGGCGGGCGCGATCCCACAAACTGATGAAATTCGCCTGGTGACCATCGGCAGTTATCGTCCCTTTGCCTGTGGCGGCACCCATATCAGCAACACCGCCAGTTTGCAGGCGGTGCAACTGACGAAGATTAAACTGAAGGATGGCGTGCGCATCAGCTATACGCTGAGCGCCAGTTAA
- a CDS encoding glycosyl transferase translates to MSDFYQNGVITNFHNLTGRRVSELEQDLIAFSQKRKMGLILPSLFSELEGPALDHIVDELAKVPYLEEIVIGLDRADRDQFLYAREFFSRLPQRHRILWNDGPRLKALDAELDKEGLSPAQPGKGRNVWFCTGYTLASDRTSCVALHDCDIVTYERGMLARLLYPLANPSFQYEFCKGFYARVADNKLNGRVGRLLVGPLLRSLQKVYGHSDYLDYLSSFRYPLSGEFAMRTHVLNGIKIPGDWGLEIGVLSEIYRNYTTRQSCQVEIADNYDHKHQPLSEEDGTGGLRRMSNDIVQSLLRKMATMGVNITSDSFRVLKATYYRNALDMMEVYNHEAAMNGLKFDQHAEEAAVEMFTQSILEAGQSFIERPNEKPFIPSWSRVQSAFPDILQRIYQAVEEDNTGEV, encoded by the coding sequence ATGAGTGATTTTTACCAGAATGGTGTTATTACCAATTTCCATAATCTGACCGGCCGACGCGTCAGCGAGCTGGAACAGGATCTGATCGCGTTTTCGCAAAAACGCAAAATGGGGCTGATACTGCCCTCGCTGTTTTCCGAACTGGAAGGCCCGGCGCTGGATCATATTGTTGATGAACTGGCGAAAGTGCCCTATCTGGAAGAGATTGTTATCGGGCTTGATCGCGCCGACCGCGATCAATTTCTGTATGCGCGGGAATTCTTTTCGCGTCTGCCGCAGCGGCATCGTATTTTGTGGAACGACGGTCCGCGCCTGAAAGCGCTGGATGCCGAGCTGGATAAAGAGGGATTGTCCCCTGCCCAGCCCGGTAAAGGGCGCAACGTCTGGTTCTGTACTGGTTACACACTGGCATCCGACCGCACCAGCTGCGTCGCGCTGCATGACTGCGATATTGTCACTTATGAGCGCGGCATGCTGGCGCGCCTGCTCTATCCACTGGCGAATCCCTCCTTCCAGTATGAGTTCTGTAAGGGCTTCTATGCGCGCGTGGCGGATAACAAACTCAATGGCCGCGTCGGTCGTCTGCTGGTCGGGCCACTGCTGCGCTCGCTGCAAAAGGTGTATGGTCACTCTGACTACCTCGACTATCTCAGCAGCTTTCGCTATCCGCTCTCCGGTGAATTTGCCATGCGCACCCATGTGCTGAACGGCATCAAAATTCCCGGCGACTGGGGGCTGGAAATTGGCGTACTGTCAGAGATCTATCGCAACTACACCACGCGCCAGAGCTGTCAGGTGGAGATTGCGGATAACTATGACCATAAACATCAGCCGCTATCAGAAGAGGATGGCACCGGCGGGCTGCGCCGCATGAGTAATGATATTGTGCAGTCACTGCTGCGTAAAATGGCTACCATGGGGGTTAATATCACCAGTGACTCTTTCCGCGTGCTGAAAGCCACTTACTATCGCAACGCGCTGGATATGATGGAAGTCTATAATCACGAAGCGGCCATGAATGGCCTGAAGTTCGACCAGCACGCCGAAGAAGCGGCAGTAGAGATGTTTACCCAGTCGATTCTTGAAGCGGGCCAGTCGTTTATTGAACGTCCAAACGAAAAGCCGTTTATTCCCAGCTGGAGCCGCGTGCAATCCGCTTTCCCGGATATCCTGCAACGCATCTATCAGGCGGTGGAAGAGGACAACACCGGCGAAGTGTAA
- a CDS encoding mannosyl-3-phosphoglycerate phosphatase-related protein: MPGLHDSLMIVTDLDGSLLDHHTYSWQPAQPWLDKIVQHQIPLVICSSKTASEIIPLQQQLGFSGAPFIAENGALVQLDRADGENMRHHAGKDYSEICHCLRRLRQQYQFRFSGFADFTDQEVADITGLTVRNAALARRREASESLVWRDSEAQFAAFAAALEQEGLALTQGGRFWHVMASGSGKGAALAWLLQAYKQDKRFSQHDFITIGLGDGPNDAPMLDSVDYAVVIKGHSKTPVTLTRQDQHNIYHTSAYGPEGWQEGLQHFIAQD, from the coding sequence ATGCCCGGTTTGCATGACTCGTTAATGATAGTGACTGATTTAGATGGCTCGCTGCTGGATCACCATACTTACAGCTGGCAACCGGCGCAGCCGTGGCTGGATAAAATTGTTCAGCATCAGATTCCGCTGGTGATCTGTTCCAGCAAAACCGCCTCCGAAATTATCCCGCTGCAACAGCAGCTGGGGTTTAGTGGTGCGCCTTTTATTGCAGAAAACGGTGCGCTGGTGCAACTGGACCGCGCCGATGGCGAAAATATGCGCCATCACGCCGGTAAGGATTACAGTGAAATCTGCCACTGCCTGCGCCGTTTACGCCAGCAATATCAGTTTCGTTTCAGTGGCTTTGCCGACTTTACCGATCAGGAAGTGGCCGATATTACCGGTCTGACAGTGCGTAATGCCGCCCTTGCCCGCCGCCGCGAAGCCTCGGAATCGCTGGTATGGCGCGACAGCGAAGCGCAGTTTGCCGCTTTTGCCGCGGCGCTGGAGCAGGAGGGATTAGCGCTGACGCAGGGTGGCCGTTTCTGGCATGTGATGGCCAGCGGCAGTGGCAAAGGCGCAGCCCTGGCATGGCTGTTGCAGGCATATAAACAGGATAAACGGTTCAGTCAGCACGATTTTATCACCATTGGCCTCGGCGACGGGCCCAATGATGCGCCGATGCTCGACAGTGTTGACTACGCGGTGGTGATTAAAGGTCACAGTAAAACGCCTGTCACTTTAACGCGTCAGGATCAGCACAATATCTATCATACTTCAGCTTATGGCCCTGAAGGCTGGCAGGAAGGACTGCAACATTTTATCGCGCAAGATTAG